The proteins below come from a single SAR86 cluster bacterium genomic window:
- a CDS encoding class I SAM-dependent methyltransferase, with protein sequence MLTIKSSKLNLSSKCKVLDMGCGEGRHTISFNVFDEVDSFGFDLSLEDLKKAKEKLKDFNTDLISSKCHFGSTDIHSLPFLDNTFDAVICSEVLEHIESVPKAISELVRVLKPKGVLGISVPRFLPEWICWKLSRGYQEMPGGHIRIFKQSQLRNLVEEHKVNYLSFHWAHALHSPYWWLQCLFWETKEDSSLIKLYHKFLVWDLMKKPFITKLLEVIFQPLIGKSLVMYFKKDI encoded by the coding sequence ATGTTAACAATTAAATCTTCAAAATTAAATTTAAGTTCTAAGTGCAAGGTTCTTGATATGGGGTGTGGCGAGGGAAGGCATACAATTAGTTTCAATGTCTTTGACGAGGTTGATTCTTTTGGGTTTGATTTATCTCTTGAAGATTTAAAAAAAGCAAAAGAGAAGCTAAAGGATTTTAATACTGACTTAATTTCTTCAAAATGCCACTTTGGGAGTACAGATATTCATAGCTTACCTTTTTTAGATAATACTTTCGATGCTGTTATTTGTTCAGAAGTACTTGAGCACATTGAGTCAGTGCCAAAAGCAATATCTGAATTAGTTAGAGTTTTAAAACCCAAGGGGGTCTTAGGAATAAGTGTCCCAAGATTTTTGCCTGAATGGATTTGCTGGAAACTCAGCAGAGGTTACCAAGAAATGCCAGGAGGACACATACGTATTTTTAAACAAAGTCAATTAAGAAATTTGGTAGAGGAACACAAAGTAAATTATTTATCATTTCATTGGGCTCATGCTTTGCATTCACCATATTGGTGGCTTCAGTGCCTATTTTGGGAAACTAAAGAAGATTCAAGTTTAATTAAGCTTTACCATAAATTTTTGGTCTGGGATTTAATGAAGAAACCTTTTATAACAAAACTGTTAGAAGTAATATTTCAGCCTTTAATTGGTAAAAGCTTAGTTATGTATTTTAAAAAAGATATATGA
- a CDS encoding glycosyltransferase family 4 protein, producing MKQKDKLKIGLISYRSNPFSGGQGIYIRHLSNALYELGHEVEVISGPPYPEIRKEISLVKIPSLDLFASQNRLKEFKLNFLTSYIDLVEWLSVMTGGFPEPYTFGRRLKNFLKNKKGEYDILHDNQSLASSLLTIQLEFPLLSTIHHPISRDYKLELDNAKFYKQKLLIKRWHSFLGMQMRVAKRLDNILCVSKQSSLDVAEDFGVSPSNISVVLNGVDMNVFKPNNLVQKVPNRLVTAASADVPLKGLEFLIRSLPEIRSFAPEISLEVIGRAQEGGQVDNLIKELKLQKVVNFNHGLSEKEVANLYCSSEIAVIPSLYEGFGFGAAEAMACALPVISTTSGGLSEVVGDAAKIIPSGSSRKISEAVILLLKDESKKRSYAEKGLSRMKEDFSWINSAKLTVQAYQDTMNKFQNKVI from the coding sequence GTGAAACAAAAAGATAAATTAAAGATTGGTTTAATAAGTTATAGAAGTAATCCCTTTTCAGGAGGTCAAGGCATATACATAAGACATTTAAGTAATGCATTATATGAATTAGGTCATGAAGTTGAGGTTATTTCTGGTCCACCATATCCTGAGATTCGAAAAGAAATATCTTTAGTAAAGATACCTAGTTTAGATCTTTTTGCTTCTCAAAACAGGTTAAAAGAATTTAAGTTAAATTTTTTAACTTCATATATTGACTTAGTTGAGTGGTTGAGCGTGATGACAGGAGGCTTTCCTGAACCTTATACCTTTGGCAGAAGGTTAAAGAATTTTTTGAAGAATAAGAAGGGAGAATATGATATTTTGCATGACAATCAATCTCTAGCTTCTTCACTTTTAACTATTCAATTAGAGTTTCCTCTTTTATCAACTATTCATCATCCTATATCGAGAGATTACAAGTTAGAATTAGACAATGCTAAGTTTTACAAGCAGAAACTGTTAATAAAAAGATGGCATAGCTTTTTAGGCATGCAAATGAGAGTTGCAAAGAGGTTGGACAACATTCTTTGTGTTTCAAAACAATCTTCATTAGATGTAGCTGAAGATTTTGGTGTCAGCCCAAGTAATATTTCAGTAGTTCTGAATGGGGTGGATATGAATGTTTTTAAACCAAATAATTTAGTCCAAAAAGTTCCTAATAGACTTGTAACAGCAGCAAGCGCAGATGTGCCTTTGAAAGGCTTAGAATTTCTTATAAGGTCTCTTCCTGAAATCAGATCCTTTGCGCCTGAAATTAGTTTAGAAGTCATAGGTAGAGCTCAAGAAGGGGGGCAGGTTGACAATCTTATAAAAGAACTTAAATTACAAAAAGTTGTCAATTTCAATCATGGATTATCAGAAAAAGAAGTAGCCAATTTATATTGTTCATCAGAAATTGCTGTTATTCCTTCTTTATATGAGGGTTTTGGTTTTGGTGCTGCAGAAGCTATGGCTTGTGCTTTACCTGTTATATCTACAACTTCTGGTGGTCTTTCTGAGGTTGTTGGCGATGCTGCTAAAATCATTCCTTCTGGCTCTTCAAGAAAGATTTCTGAGGCCGTAATCCTCTTATTGAAAGATGAGTCAAAAAAAAGGTCCTATGCAGAAAAGGGTCTTTCAAGAATGAAAGAAGACTTCTCTTGGATAAATTCTGCAAAATTAACAGTCCAAGCATATCAAGACACAATGAATAAATTTCAGAATAAAGTAATTTGA
- the rfaP gene encoding lipopolysaccharide core heptose(I) kinase RfaP: MNEVIFLNNKIKDFFAGKDPFECAKNIDGTIFRDLDNRVTKEFFLDGELYFIKMHLGIGWSEILKNLLQLKKPAYGAYDEWMALIKLKEIGINCPEPLAFGRKGNNPSKLESFIITKSLINTSSLEEITLSWKLSPPSKGLKDLLVKNVASLSRKLHLNGMNHRDLYLCHFHVENDGTHNIIYLIDLHRAQIRNSIPNRWRVKDIGGLLHSAINLGFSEKDFYRFFMIYFNCSLKELFLYHRRFIRLSSLRAFKMFMKPRTDKRINRALLNFKNYKKLARALKNLNKDI, translated from the coding sequence ATGAATGAAGTCATTTTCTTAAATAATAAAATTAAAGATTTTTTTGCTGGAAAAGATCCATTTGAATGTGCTAAAAATATTGATGGGACTATTTTTAGGGATTTAGATAATAGAGTAACTAAAGAATTTTTTTTAGATGGTGAGTTATATTTCATAAAAATGCACTTAGGAATTGGATGGAGTGAAATATTAAAGAATTTACTCCAACTAAAGAAACCCGCTTATGGGGCATACGATGAATGGATGGCACTTATTAAACTTAAAGAGATAGGCATCAATTGTCCTGAACCTCTAGCCTTTGGAAGAAAAGGCAATAACCCATCAAAACTAGAATCATTTATAATTACTAAGTCTTTAATAAATACTTCCTCCTTAGAAGAAATAACTCTTTCTTGGAAGTTAAGCCCTCCTTCAAAGGGCTTAAAAGATCTTCTAGTCAAGAATGTAGCTTCTCTTTCAAGAAAACTTCATTTAAATGGTATGAATCATAGAGATTTATATTTGTGCCATTTTCATGTAGAAAATGATGGTACTCATAATATCATTTATTTGATAGATCTTCACAGAGCTCAGATTAGAAATTCCATTCCAAATCGTTGGAGGGTAAAAGATATAGGTGGTTTATTGCATTCAGCTATTAATTTAGGCTTCTCAGAAAAAGATTTTTATAGATTTTTTATGATTTATTTTAATTGTTCTCTCAAAGAACTCTTCTTGTATCATAGAAGGTTCATTAGGCTATCATCTTTAAGAGCTTTCAAGATGTTTATGAAGCCTAGGACTGATAAAAGAATTAATAGAGCTTTACTTAATTTTAAAAATTATAAAAAGCTTGCAAGGGCATTAAAAAATTTAAATAAGGATATTTAA
- a CDS encoding glycosyltransferase family 4 protein, translating to MTKKVALVIFRYFPYGGLQKDFINTVLELSKRNLDITIFCREWSGDMPNGVKIHKIETYGLSNHKKNQNFYHQLQRDLASLGPDLVFGFNKIPNLDLYFAGDTCYLNSNKQKNFLYKLTPRFKQFSFFEKEVFAQNKKTKIFLLNKKQKNIFYEEYKTEESRLNIVPPGLPDDWIDKKSSLDLREELGIKKSSKLLLFVGSDFSRKGLDRLIMAFASLDIENGDFYLLIAGDDDSKTFKSLTTKLGINNRVKFMGPRHDIQRLMMNSDLLVHPAREEAAGNVIVEAMASLLPVLVAQEVGYSDLVSEKEAGMVIDKPFTQIGLNKNLQQMVQLEKLNFYREKLKTLSNEFFYSRYTFICNIVEKYLNE from the coding sequence TTGACAAAGAAAGTAGCATTAGTAATTTTTCGGTATTTTCCTTACGGAGGCCTGCAAAAGGACTTTATTAATACCGTATTAGAACTGTCTAAAAGAAACCTAGACATAACCATATTTTGTAGAGAATGGTCTGGAGATATGCCTAATGGAGTCAAAATCCATAAAATAGAAACTTATGGGTTAAGTAATCATAAAAAGAATCAAAATTTTTATCATCAGTTACAGAGAGATCTTGCATCTTTAGGTCCAGATTTAGTATTTGGTTTTAATAAGATTCCTAATTTGGACCTATATTTTGCAGGAGATACATGTTATCTAAATTCAAATAAGCAAAAGAATTTCCTTTATAAGTTGACCCCTAGGTTCAAGCAGTTTAGTTTTTTTGAAAAAGAAGTTTTTGCACAAAATAAGAAAACAAAAATATTTTTATTAAATAAAAAACAAAAGAACATCTTTTATGAGGAGTATAAAACAGAAGAATCAAGATTAAATATAGTGCCTCCAGGTTTACCAGATGACTGGATTGACAAAAAAAGTTCTCTTGATTTGAGGGAGGAATTAGGAATAAAAAAATCTTCTAAATTATTGCTTTTTGTAGGTTCTGACTTTTCAAGAAAAGGTTTGGACAGATTAATAATGGCCTTTGCATCTTTGGATATAGAAAATGGAGACTTTTATTTATTAATTGCAGGAGATGATGATAGTAAAACTTTTAAGAGCCTTACAACTAAATTGGGCATAAATAATAGAGTCAAATTTATGGGCCCTAGGCATGATATCCAAAGATTGATGATGAATTCTGATTTACTAGTGCACCCAGCTAGAGAAGAAGCAGCGGGCAATGTCATTGTAGAAGCTATGGCATCACTTTTACCTGTTTTAGTGGCACAAGAAGTAGGATATTCAGATTTGGTATCTGAAAAAGAGGCAGGTATGGTAATAGATAAGCCATTTACTCAAATAGGTTTAAATAAAAATTTACAGCAAATGGTTCAGTTAGAAAAATTAAACTTTTATAGAGAGAAGTTAAAAACCTTATCAAATGAATTTTTTTATTCTCGTTACACTTTTATATGTAATATTGTTGAGAAGTATTTAAATGAATGA
- the waaF gene encoding lipopolysaccharide heptosyltransferase II: MRILIIGPSWVGDTIIAQGLFKKLKETYPESSIDVLAPEWTLSLLDRMKEVSNSILLPFLHGDLLIKRRWNLGRNLKDTYDWVLILPNSLKSTIVPLAANIPKRTGWLGELRHFLLNDTKKLVMKDHPLMIQRFCALANNFQPVGDDYNFPSLEVDVSNIDRISKEYDLDFKNNPIILCPGAEFGPAKRWPTKKYAEVGDHYLDLGKQVLLIGSKKDMLVCAEVAGNMKLEKESSFFDLSGKTSLLDVVDIISQGTVISNDSGLMHVAAAVGSYQVALFGPTDPEFTPPLNVRAKILRKSKGYSKVREGKGEHGYHESLLEISSIEVIDEIDNLIKKI; encoded by the coding sequence ATGAGAATTCTAATTATTGGTCCTTCTTGGGTTGGAGACACAATTATAGCTCAAGGATTATTTAAGAAATTAAAGGAAACTTATCCAGAATCTTCTATAGATGTTTTGGCACCAGAGTGGACTCTTTCTTTACTAGACAGGATGAAAGAAGTTTCAAATTCAATTTTATTACCTTTTTTACATGGAGACTTATTAATAAAGAGGAGATGGAATTTAGGCAGAAATTTAAAGGATACTTATGATTGGGTTCTAATACTTCCTAATTCTTTAAAATCAACAATAGTGCCTTTGGCAGCAAATATACCTAAAAGGACTGGATGGTTAGGAGAGTTAAGACATTTTCTTCTTAACGATACTAAGAAGTTGGTTATGAAAGATCACCCTTTAATGATTCAAAGGTTCTGCGCTTTAGCAAATAATTTTCAACCAGTTGGTGATGATTATAATTTTCCTTCCTTAGAGGTTGATGTTTCAAATATAGATAGAATAAGTAAGGAATATGATCTAGATTTTAAGAATAATCCCATAATCCTTTGTCCAGGAGCTGAATTTGGACCTGCAAAAAGATGGCCCACAAAGAAGTATGCTGAAGTAGGCGACCACTATTTAGATCTTGGGAAGCAAGTTTTATTGATTGGATCAAAAAAAGATATGTTAGTTTGTGCTGAAGTGGCTGGAAATATGAAATTAGAAAAAGAGTCTTCTTTTTTTGATCTTAGTGGAAAAACTTCCTTATTAGACGTAGTTGATATTATTTCGCAAGGAACAGTGATATCTAATGATTCTGGTTTAATGCATGTAGCTGCAGCTGTAGGCTCTTACCAAGTTGCTCTTTTTGGTCCTACAGACCCAGAATTTACTCCTCCTTTAAATGTAAGAGCTAAAATTCTTAGAAAATCTAAGGGCTATAGTAAAGTTAGAGAAGGGAAGGGAGAGCATGGTTATCATGAAAGTTTATTAGAAATTTCTTCTATAGAAGTAATAGATGAAATAGATAATTTAATAAAAAAAATATAG
- a CDS encoding branched-chain amino acid transaminase, whose translation MDLSNVNGQIWLDGEWVDWSEAKVHVLTHTLHYGVGVFEGVRAYSSPQGTSIFRLKDHTERLFSSAKTVNLPMQFSKEELNLAQVEVIKRNNLKEAYIRPMCFYGSEGMGLRADNLKVHTIIAAWEWPSYMSPEAAEKGINVKISDYKRQVRNPVSSAKVNGNYVNSIVALNEVLNEGYDEALMLDLEGYIAEGSGENFFVVKNKELHTPDLDACLDGITRKSIIDLAKQKGINTVVRKIMPHEIKDIDEAFFTGTAAEVVPIRAIDSNHVGSGKRGEVTEILQKTYYEQVRGLRSEFQDWHTYI comes from the coding sequence GTGGATTTATCTAATGTCAATGGTCAAATATGGTTAGACGGAGAATGGGTAGACTGGTCTGAAGCTAAAGTGCATGTATTAACTCATACTTTGCATTATGGTGTGGGAGTTTTTGAAGGAGTAAGAGCTTACTCTAGTCCACAAGGTACTTCCATCTTTAGGTTAAAGGATCACACGGAGAGATTATTTTCTTCAGCCAAAACAGTAAATTTACCAATGCAATTTTCTAAAGAGGAACTTAATCTAGCTCAAGTTGAGGTTATTAAGAGGAATAATCTTAAAGAAGCTTATATTAGACCCATGTGCTTCTATGGATCAGAAGGTATGGGGCTTAGGGCAGACAACCTCAAAGTTCATACAATTATAGCGGCGTGGGAATGGCCTTCTTACATGTCTCCAGAAGCTGCAGAAAAAGGAATAAATGTTAAAATTTCTGATTATAAAAGGCAGGTTAGAAATCCTGTCTCTTCCGCTAAAGTGAATGGAAATTATGTAAATTCCATTGTTGCCTTAAACGAAGTTCTTAATGAAGGTTACGATGAGGCTTTAATGCTAGATTTAGAGGGATATATAGCTGAAGGTTCAGGAGAAAATTTCTTTGTAGTAAAAAATAAAGAACTTCATACTCCTGACTTGGATGCTTGCTTAGATGGCATTACAAGAAAATCCATCATTGATCTAGCTAAACAAAAAGGGATAAATACAGTAGTTAGGAAAATAATGCCTCATGAAATAAAAGATATAGATGAAGCTTTTTTCACTGGTACTGCTGCTGAAGTTGTTCCTATTAGAGCAATTGATTCTAATCATGTAGGCTCAGGTAAAAGAGGAGAAGTAACTGAAATTTTACAAAAAACCTATTATGAGCAAGTAAGGGGGCTAAGATCAGAGTTTCAAGATTGGCATACTTACATTTAA
- a CDS encoding phosphomannomutase/phosphoglucomutase, with product MKLNENIFRAYDIRGIAFEDLSEEVVIHIGIELAKLTIIHGKSSVIVGRDGRNSSPQMCNFLKKGILKTGCNVIDIGIVPTPALYFATHTLETDCGIMITGSHNPSNFNGFKIVMNNVAISGEQIQNLKNSILQFDNSRSENFLKGEEKNIGILQKYSRCIVENINLKRSLKIVIDCGNGAASVIAQKIFTDLGCEVISLFCELDGDFPNHHPDPSREENMQDLISEVKRNKADIGLAFDGDGDRLGVVSPTGEIIYADRQMMLFAKDILEKKNKRKIVYDVKCSKLLPEIIKEYDGIPVISKTGHSFIKEKIREVSAALGGEMSGHIFFNDRWPGFDDGIYAGARLLEIISNSEEDQFKSIPKIFSTPEINIEVEEEDKFKIIEDFKTMASFPDANIIYIDGVRAEFKNGWGLLRASNTSAILVLRFEAETEKELERIIDLFRKEIGKIDKKLMKFG from the coding sequence TTGAAACTTAATGAGAATATATTTAGAGCTTACGATATAAGAGGAATTGCCTTTGAAGATCTTAGTGAAGAAGTTGTTATTCATATAGGAATTGAACTAGCTAAACTAACTATAATTCATGGAAAATCATCAGTCATAGTTGGAAGAGATGGAAGAAATTCCAGTCCTCAAATGTGTAATTTTTTAAAAAAAGGTATACTTAAAACTGGTTGCAACGTTATAGATATAGGTATTGTTCCAACTCCTGCTTTATATTTCGCAACACATACATTAGAAACTGATTGTGGAATTATGATCACAGGAAGTCACAATCCATCAAACTTTAATGGATTTAAAATTGTCATGAATAATGTTGCAATTTCAGGTGAGCAAATACAGAACCTTAAAAATTCTATACTACAATTTGATAATTCTAGATCTGAGAACTTTCTAAAAGGAGAAGAAAAAAATATAGGGATACTGCAGAAATACTCAAGATGTATCGTTGAAAATATTAACCTGAAAAGGTCTTTAAAGATTGTAATAGATTGTGGAAATGGAGCAGCGAGTGTTATTGCTCAAAAAATATTTACAGATCTTGGATGTGAAGTTATTTCACTTTTTTGTGAATTAGATGGTGATTTCCCTAACCACCATCCAGATCCCTCAAGGGAAGAAAATATGCAGGATCTGATATCAGAAGTTAAGAGAAATAAAGCAGATATTGGACTAGCCTTTGATGGAGATGGAGATAGACTGGGTGTCGTCTCACCTACTGGAGAAATTATTTATGCTGATAGGCAAATGATGCTTTTTGCTAAAGATATTTTAGAAAAGAAAAATAAAAGGAAAATAGTTTACGATGTAAAATGCTCTAAACTCCTTCCTGAAATCATTAAAGAATATGATGGTATTCCAGTTATATCGAAAACAGGTCATTCTTTTATCAAAGAAAAAATAAGAGAAGTTAGTGCTGCTTTAGGTGGAGAAATGAGTGGTCATATATTTTTTAATGATAGATGGCCTGGTTTTGATGATGGAATTTATGCTGGAGCAAGATTATTAGAAATCATTTCAAATTCAGAGGAAGATCAATTCAAATCCATACCTAAAATATTCTCTACACCTGAAATCAATATTGAAGTAGAAGAAGAGGATAAATTTAAGATAATTGAAGACTTTAAAACAATGGCAAGCTTTCCTGATGCAAATATAATTTACATTGATGGTGTAAGAGCTGAATTTAAAAATGGATGGGGTCTTTTAAGGGCGTCTAATACTTCAGCAATACTTGTTCTTAGATTTGAAGCCGAAACAGAAAAAGAACTAGAAAGAATTATTGATTTATTTAGAAAAGAAATAGGTAAGATAGACAAAAAGTTAATGAAATTTGGTTAA
- the argB gene encoding acetylglutamate kinase — protein sequence MSITRKEAENIALVLSEGLPYIQRFQGKIIVIKYGGAAMSRDDLKFGFAKDIALMKLVGMLPVIIHGGGPQIKDELTKKGIKSNFIMGQRVTDKETLKIVIKVLGNTINKEIVNLIQNFGGKSRGLMGNKKALVKATKLNILNKDEKVNLGFVGKVKSIDVKQIKALLSKNIIPVIAPLGIDNKQTLNINADLVASKIAASLNAEKLILLTDVNGISDHKNELIPQLNTKKAKLILNKDFIKGGMKPKLNSAVEALESGVKAAHIIDGRVPHAVLLEVLTAEGVGTLLEEK from the coding sequence ATGAGCATCACTAGAAAAGAAGCAGAAAATATAGCTTTAGTATTAAGCGAAGGGTTGCCTTATATACAGAGATTCCAAGGCAAAATAATAGTCATAAAATATGGCGGTGCTGCAATGTCAAGAGATGACCTAAAATTTGGCTTTGCCAAAGATATAGCCCTAATGAAACTAGTTGGAATGCTTCCAGTAATTATTCATGGCGGAGGTCCTCAAATAAAAGATGAGCTCACAAAAAAAGGAATCAAGTCAAACTTTATTATGGGTCAAAGAGTTACAGATAAAGAGACTCTAAAAATAGTAATAAAAGTTTTGGGAAATACCATCAATAAAGAAATAGTAAACCTTATTCAAAATTTTGGAGGAAAATCTAGGGGTTTAATGGGTAATAAGAAGGCGTTAGTTAAAGCTACAAAATTAAATATTCTTAATAAAGACGAAAAAGTTAATTTGGGCTTTGTGGGCAAAGTAAAAAGTATTGATGTAAAGCAAATTAAGGCTTTATTAAGTAAAAATATAATCCCAGTAATCGCCCCTTTAGGAATAGATAATAAACAAACTTTGAACATTAATGCTGATCTAGTTGCATCTAAGATAGCAGCTAGCTTAAATGCTGAAAAACTAATTCTTCTTACAGATGTCAATGGAATATCAGACCACAAGAATGAATTAATTCCTCAATTAAATACCAAAAAAGCAAAATTAATATTAAATAAAGATTTTATAAAAGGAGGCATGAAGCCTAAACTAAATTCTGCTGTAGAAGCTTTAGAGTCCGGAGTTAAAGCTGCTCATATTATTGATGGTAGAGTGCCTCACGCTGTACTCTTAGAAGTTTTAACAGCTGAAGGTGTTGGCACCCTTTTAGAAGAAAAATGA
- the slmA gene encoding nucleoid occlusion factor SlmA — translation MTELKPRQLEIMQKLIVMLEKKGPVKVTTALLAKECEITEGAIYRHFPSKRKIYEGLVDFCERNIFALISKINNESISPLEKIQKILKMLIIFCEKNPGLSKLLTREAFSENEAILDERIVQIFSKIELHIKQNFQKYEQETKKKLALSSSSSANLLLCLVEGSIQQFVRSGFTEDASEKFGPQIELLIKSIS, via the coding sequence ATGACAGAACTAAAACCAAGACAGTTAGAAATTATGCAGAAATTAATTGTCATGTTAGAAAAAAAAGGTCCTGTGAAAGTAACTACTGCTTTACTAGCAAAAGAATGTGAAATTACAGAAGGAGCAATTTATAGACATTTTCCTAGCAAAAGAAAAATTTATGAAGGCTTGGTAGATTTTTGTGAGCGAAATATTTTTGCATTAATTTCAAAAATAAATAATGAGTCTATTAGCCCACTCGAAAAGATACAAAAAATACTCAAAATGTTAATAATTTTTTGTGAAAAGAATCCAGGCTTGAGCAAACTACTAACAAGGGAAGCGTTCTCTGAAAATGAGGCAATCCTTGATGAAAGAATAGTACAAATATTTTCTAAGATTGAGTTACATATAAAACAGAATTTCCAAAAATATGAACAGGAAACAAAAAAGAAACTCGCTCTATCTTCTTCTTCCTCTGCAAACCTCTTATTATGCCTAGTAGAGGGATCTATCCAACAATTTGTTAGGTCGGGTTTCACTGAGGATGCTTCAGAAAAATTTGGGCCTCAAATAGAACTCTTAATAAAGTCTATCTCTTAA